From Calditrichota bacterium, one genomic window encodes:
- the rfaE2 gene encoding D-glycero-beta-D-manno-heptose 1-phosphate adenylyltransferase: MNTIVTIDNIKKVIAELRKKGLTIAFTNGCFDLLHRGHVYYLEKAKQKADILVLGLNSDSSVQRLKGADRPLVKEEDRAFVLSRLESVDVVCLFAEDTPIEIIKIVKPDFLIKGGDYSIDQIIGHEFVQKNGGKVLTIPLVEGKSTTKLIDQISNQ, encoded by the coding sequence ATGAACACTATTGTAACCATTGATAATATTAAAAAGGTCATCGCCGAATTAAGAAAAAAGGGCTTAACTATTGCATTTACAAATGGTTGCTTCGATTTATTACATCGCGGTCATGTCTATTATTTAGAGAAAGCTAAACAAAAGGCTGATATTCTGGTTTTGGGTCTAAACTCAGATTCATCCGTGCAACGTTTAAAAGGTGCTGACAGGCCATTAGTCAAAGAAGAGGACAGGGCATTTGTTCTCTCAAGGCTGGAATCGGTAGATGTTGTTTGCCTGTTTGCTGAAGATACACCAATTGAAATAATAAAAATTGTTAAACCGGATTTTTTAATAAAAGGCGGGGATTATAGCATTGATCAGATTATAGGTCATGAATTTGTTCAAAAAAACGGTGGCAAAGTGTTAACAATCCCGCTTGTTGAAGGAAAATCTACTACAAAATTAATAGACCAGATTTCTAACCAATGA
- the rfaE1 gene encoding D-glycero-beta-D-manno-heptose-7-phosphate kinase translates to MKISENRGREIIESFQGKKILVIGDIMIDEYLTGKVTRISPEAPVPVVEIDHEILCFGGAANVALNIKSLGCEPLLVGLVGKDRMAENFASLMSENHLNTKGLVESTSRPTTVKTRIIGDNQHIARVDKETINAANKKEELGLKQRIEFLITQADAVILQDYNKGVLTKELISYAIDLCIKYKLHVSVDPKFTNFKSYKNTTIFKPNIIEAQQAVAKNFENDEEVEEAGFELLNMLNAESVLLTRGKKGLSLFEKNNTVTHIPTQARKVADVSGAGDTVISTVTCSSIGGATKQEAAVLANIAAGIVVEEVGIVPIKKENLLANLSN, encoded by the coding sequence ATGAAAATTAGTGAAAATAGAGGCCGGGAAATAATAGAGTCATTCCAGGGAAAGAAAATACTGGTAATAGGTGATATTATGATTGACGAATATTTAACAGGAAAAGTAACACGAATTTCTCCTGAAGCCCCTGTGCCGGTTGTTGAGATTGATCATGAAATATTATGCTTTGGCGGAGCAGCAAATGTGGCTTTAAATATAAAATCTTTAGGTTGCGAACCTCTTCTTGTTGGGCTTGTTGGTAAAGATAGAATGGCTGAAAATTTTGCTTCGTTAATGTCAGAAAACCATTTAAACACAAAAGGATTGGTTGAATCTACTTCACGACCAACGACGGTTAAAACAAGAATTATTGGCGACAATCAACATATTGCACGTGTTGATAAAGAGACTATTAATGCAGCTAATAAAAAGGAAGAATTAGGGCTGAAACAACGAATCGAGTTTTTAATTACCCAAGCCGATGCTGTTATTTTGCAAGATTATAATAAAGGGGTTCTTACAAAAGAACTAATTTCCTATGCCATAGATTTGTGTATCAAATATAAGCTTCATGTTTCTGTTGATCCTAAATTTACTAATTTTAAAAGTTATAAAAATACTACCATATTTAAGCCTAATATAATTGAAGCCCAACAAGCTGTGGCTAAAAACTTTGAAAACGATGAAGAAGTTGAAGAAGCCGGGTTTGAACTTTTAAACATGTTGAATGCAGAAAGCGTTTTATTAACACGCGGAAAAAAAGGATTATCCCTTTTTGAAAAGAATAATACGGTGACACATATTCCTACCCAGGCGCGTAAAGTAGCTGATGTATCCGGCGCAGGTGATACTGTAATAAGTACTGTTACTTGTTCCTCTATTGGAGGTGCTACAAAACAGGAAGCAGCTGTTCTGGCAAATATTGCAGCCGGCATAGTCGTGGAGGAAGTTGGTATTGTACCTATAAAAAAAGAAAACCTTTTAGCTAATTTGTCTAATTAA
- a CDS encoding response regulator — MKPNILIIDDEKTIRDYLSNICIDGSYSVQNCSNAEEAKELINKYTFSVLIIDIILPKQSGLEFIKEIQDSGNNTPVIAITGSRELEHAQEAVRLNVFDYFLKPFENKHLLQAIKNAHTQFILNRERSILEKNKDEYRQKLEQEVKEKVQQLELSEQKYRQLIEQSIVGVAIISDGLVVYNNNKFATIFGFSNSSGIDSTRFIDLVLKHKQKALQTLMQACLSQQRDNTTIQFPAHKKKSKEIYVQAWLSSIEYNSNPALLVVITDITEQHLAQQREKKYALELLKENKMASIGQLTAGITHNLNTPISIIQGNAELLQYKNPNSNEVNMILKQTSRMNELIHTIITKGKYELNYEEDEIDLNSLLKTEIEFLKANLYFKHYIDCTLDLDDSIPSLYGIYSDYSQSISVIIQNSIDAMYKFEKRELFVQTKKNKSSVKLVIKDSGVGIERDVLEQIFEPFFTTKPAPDEKIQDDKAPRGTGLGLSMADKIFKKYDIQVEVNSNVGSGAEFILSIPVKKHKKREK; from the coding sequence ATGAAACCCAATATACTAATCATTGATGATGAGAAAACGATACGGGATTATTTATCCAACATATGTATCGACGGATCGTATAGTGTTCAAAATTGTTCTAATGCTGAAGAAGCAAAAGAACTGATTAATAAATATACATTTAGTGTCCTTATTATTGATATAATTCTGCCAAAACAAAGTGGTCTTGAATTTATTAAAGAAATTCAAGACTCAGGAAATAACACACCTGTAATAGCAATAACAGGAAGCAGAGAATTAGAACACGCACAAGAAGCAGTTCGATTAAATGTGTTTGATTATTTTCTTAAACCCTTTGAAAATAAACATTTACTCCAGGCAATTAAGAATGCTCATACTCAGTTTATTCTAAACAGGGAAAGATCGATTCTTGAAAAAAACAAAGATGAATACCGGCAAAAACTTGAACAGGAAGTAAAAGAAAAAGTACAACAACTGGAATTATCAGAACAGAAATACCGTCAACTTATTGAGCAGTCTATTGTTGGTGTTGCAATTATAAGTGATGGGTTGGTTGTTTATAATAATAATAAGTTTGCAACAATTTTCGGTTTTTCAAACAGCTCCGGAATTGATAGCACCCGCTTCATTGATTTGGTATTAAAACACAAGCAAAAAGCATTACAAACATTGATGCAGGCGTGTCTTTCACAGCAAAGGGACAACACAACCATTCAATTTCCGGCACATAAAAAAAAATCTAAAGAGATATATGTTCAGGCTTGGTTATCATCAATTGAATACAATAGCAATCCTGCTCTTTTGGTTGTTATCACAGATATTACAGAACAACACCTGGCCCAGCAAAGAGAAAAAAAATATGCTTTGGAATTGCTAAAAGAAAACAAAATGGCCTCGATTGGTCAACTAACAGCGGGCATAACTCATAACTTAAACACCCCGATTTCAATCATTCAGGGAAATGCAGAGCTTTTGCAGTATAAAAATCCAAATTCAAACGAAGTTAATATGATTTTAAAGCAAACTTCGCGAATGAATGAATTAATCCATACAATAATAACAAAAGGAAAATATGAGCTAAATTATGAAGAAGATGAGATTGATTTAAACAGCCTTCTAAAAACAGAAATTGAATTCTTAAAAGCGAATTTATACTTCAAACATTATATTGACTGCACTCTGGATTTAGATGATTCCATTCCTTCGCTTTATGGAATATACAGTGATTATTCGCAAAGCATTTCTGTAATTATTCAAAATTCAATCGATGCTATGTACAAATTTGAAAAAAGGGAATTATTTGTACAAACCAAAAAAAATAAGAGTTCTGTAAAACTTGTTATAAAAGATTCTGGTGTTGGAATTGAGCGTGATGTACTCGAGCAGATTTTTGAGCCATTTTTTACAACAAAACCAGCGCCTGATGAAAAAATCCAGGACGATAAAGCTCCGCGTGGTACCGGATTAGGGCTGTCCATGGCAGACAAAATTTTTAAAAAATATGATATTCAGGTTGAGGTAAACTCAAATGTTGGTAGTGGTGCAGAGTTTATTTTATCAATTCCTGTAAAAAAACATAAAAAAAGGGAAAAATGA